In the genome of Rhodamnia argentea isolate NSW1041297 chromosome 3, ASM2092103v1, whole genome shotgun sequence, one region contains:
- the LOC115729668 gene encoding cysteine-rich repeat secretory protein 38-like, which produces MNPPNLPLLLLLVFASTINAQFFPKPYCGSTGNFTADSTYETTLTTLLSSISTTKSLSLTYGFFNTSSAVSGTSQILYVIGSCHGDLTAESCRACLDASASDIRRLCPLQKEAVLYSENCTVRYSNASIFGTVTTDPGYQLSNVNDVTSPDTYNTALRSLLDGLQAEAAGGDSLRKYATGDVPVGLYTIYAMEQCTPDLTEQNCRNCLATVFQRLVVCCAGKMGVKIMAPSCQIRYETNDQFFDPVGEPLPPPPPAASPRQLLFGRLQPPSTAPSWSQRSSSTCRWNP; this is translated from the exons atgaatcctCCAAATCTCCCTCTTTTGCTTCTTCTCGTGTTCGCTTCCACCATAAACGCCCAATTTTTCCCAAAGCCCTACTGTGGTTCGACCGGCAACTTCACCGCCGACAGCACCTACGAAACCACCCTCACCACCCtcctctcctccatctccaCCACCAAGTCCTTGTCCCTCACCTACGGCTTCTTCAACACCTCCTCCGCCGTCTCCGGCACCTCCCAAATCCTCTACGTCATTGGCTCCTGCCACGGCGACCTCACCGCCGAGAGCTGCCGCGCCTGCCTTGATGCCTCGGCCTCCGACATCCGCCGCCTCTGCCCCCTCCAGAAGGAAGCGGTCCTCTACAGCGAGAACTGCACCGTCCGGTACTCTAACGCCTCGATCTTCGGCACAGTCACAACCGACCCTGGCTACCAGTTGTCCAACGTGAACGATGTCACGAGCCCGGACACGTACAACACGGCACTAAGGAGCCTGCTGGATGGTCTGCAAGCCGAGGCGGCAGGCGGCGACTCACTGAGGAAGTACGCAACGGGGGACGTGCCCGTGGGGTTATACACGATCTATGCGATGGAGCAGTGCACGCCGGACTTGACAGAGCAGAACTGCAGAAACTGCCTGGCGACAGTTTTCCAGAGGCTCGTGGTTTGCTGTGCCGGGAAGATGGGAGTGAAAATCATGGCTCCGAGTTGCCAGATACGGTACGAAACCAATGATCAGTTCTTCGACCCAGTTGGTGAGCCActtccgccgccgcctcctgcTGCGTCACCGCGGCAG CTGCTGTTCGGCCGCCTCCAGCCGCCGTCCACCGCCCCTAGCTGGTCCCaaaggtcgtcctcgacctgtaggtgGAATCCCTAG
- the LOC115729669 gene encoding cysteine-rich receptor-like protein kinase 44, with amino-acid sequence MAPSKEEVEIAESSQFTLSEIEAATNFFSEGNKIGEGGFGKVYRGTLENGLYVAVKRLDGCSIQDQQQFKNEVTLMARLQHKNLIKLHGYCFEEGERILVLELARNASLEGFISDSNKRVWLSWQRRFSIIKGIARGLLYLHEKSRLRIIHRDLKPGNVLLDNNMNPKISDFGTARLFDLDQSREKTAHPAGTFGYMAPEYVRHGEISVKTDVYSFGVVALEIISGKKNSYFSSSGISEHLLSYAWKNWRQGTPLRLIDPMLSGSSRIEMSRCIHVALLCVQENVGSRPTTASVVLMLGSQSATLPTPTRPAYLADPSFGEMSASLVNGSSTPSTNEAQDGSTSYMISLSID; translated from the exons ATGGCGCCAT CAAAAGAGGAGGTTGAAATTGCTGAAAGCTCACAGTTCACATTAAGCGAGATCGAGGCTGCCACAAATTTCTTTTCAGAAGGCAATAAGATTGGAGAAGGGGGATTTGGAAAAGTGTATCgg GGCACACTTGAAAATGGACTATACGTTGCTGTGAAGAGGCTTGATGGGTGTTCTATTCAAGATCAGCAACAGTTCAAGAATGAGGTCACTTTGATGGCTAGACTTCAGCACAAAAATCTGATTAAGCTCCATGGATATTGCTTCGAAGAAGGGGAAAGAATTCTTGTACTTGAGCTCGCACGCAATGCTAGCCTAGAAGGATTCATTTCAG ATTCAAACAAACGTGTGTGGTTAAGTTGGCAGAGGCGTTTCAGTATAATAAAAGGAATCGCCCGAGGACTTCTTTACCTGCACGAGAAATCCCGCCTTAGGATCATACATCGTGATCTGAAGCCTGGCAATGTTCTGTTGGACAACAACATGAATCCTAAGATATCCGATTTCGGCACGGCAAGGCTATTTGATTTGGACCAAAGTAGAGAAAAGACCGCACATCCCGCAGGAACTTT TGGTTATATGGCTCCTGAATATGTAAGGCATGGAGAGATCTCTGTGAAGACTGATGTGTATAGCTTCGGCGTAGTGGCATTGGAGATCATCAGTGGCAAGAAGAATTCATACTTCAGCAGTTCCGGGATTTCGGAGCACCTACTGAGCTAC GCATGGAAAAATTGGAGACAGGGAACACCTTTGCGCCTTATAGATCCGATGTTAAGCGGCAGTTCGAGAATTGAAATGTCAAGATGCATTCACGTAGCATTGCTATGTGTTCAAGAGAACGTAGGGAGCCGGCCTACCACGGCTTCAGTGGTTTTAATGCTCGGGAGCCAGAGCGCCACCCTCCCAACCCCGACACGGCCTGCATATTTGGCAGATCCTAGTTTTGGAGAAATGTCGGCTTCATTGGTCAATGGCTCATCAACGCCATCAACAAACGAAGCTCAGGATGGATCCACATCCTACATGATATCATTATCGATTGATTGA
- the LOC115731290 gene encoding cysteine-rich receptor-like protein kinase 44 isoform X3, giving the protein MDPPNLALLLLLMLASTINAQFFPKPYCGSTGNFTADSTYQAALTTLLSSISTTKSLSLTYGFFNASSAVSGTSQTLYVIGSCHGDLTAESCRTCLDASASDIRRLCPLQKQAVLYSKNCTVRYSNASIFSTVTTDPGYQLSNVNDVTSPDTYNTALRSLLDGLQAEAAGGGSLRKYATGDASVGLYRIYAMEQCTPDLTEKNCNNCLATVFQRLVLCCVGKMGVNIMAPSCRIRYETNDQFFDPVGEPLPPPPPAAPPREADAPPSPPGGKSNSTRTVIIAVATSVSAILLVGFVVLLIVKRKKQQPRQRVDGEVEDEISTAESLQFDFATIRAATDNFSNTKKLGQGGFGAVYMGQLSNGQEIAVKRLSRNSDQGEVEFKNEVMLLAKLQHRNLVRLLGFCLEGVERLLIYEFVPNSSLDQFIFDSLKRANLDWDRRHKIIMGVARGLLYLHEDSRLRIIHRDLKASNILLDLDMNPKISDFGMARLFEMDQTQAETNRIVGTYGYMAPEYAMHGNFSVKSDVFSFGVLALEIVSGQRNNLFRIGDDTEALISYVWKSWRDGTISNIIDSSLTSVSSTEIARCIHIGLLCVQENMANRPTMASVLLMLNSHSVTLQVPSRPAFFIHRGAESDMSSTHDYSSRVSRVSKNEVSLTEPCPR; this is encoded by the exons atggatcctccAAATCTCGCTCTCTTGCTTCTTCTCATGCTTGCTTCCACCATAAACGCCCAATTTTTCCCAAAGCCCTACTGTGGTTCGACCGGCAACTTCACCGCCGACAGCACTTACCAAGCCGCCCTCACCACCCtcctctcctccatctccaCCACCAAGTCCTTGTCCCTCACCTACGGCTTCTTCAATGCCTCCTCCGCCGTCTCCGGCACCTCCCAAACCCTCTACGTCATTGGCTCCTGCCACGGCGACCTCACCGCCGAGAGCTGCCGCACCTGCCTTGATGCCTCGGCCTCCGACATCCGCCGCCTCTGCCCCCTCCAGAAGCAAGCGGTCCTCTACAGCAAGAACTGCACCGTCCGGTACTCTAATGCCTCGATCTTCAGCACAGTCACAACCGACCCTGGCTACCAGTTGTCCAACGTGAACGATGTCACGAGCCCGGACACGTACAACACGGCACTAAGGAGCCTGCTGGATGGTCTGCAAGCCGAGGCGGCAGGCGGCGGCTCGCTGAGGAAGTACGCAACGGGGGACGCATCGGTGGGTTTATACAGGATCTATGCGATGGAGCAGTGCACGCCGGACTTGACAGAGAAGAACTGCAACAACTGCCTGGCGACAGTTTTCCAGAGGCTTGTGCTTTGCTGTGTCGGGAAGATGGGAGTGAATATCATGGCTCCGAGTTGCCGGATACGGTATGAGACCAATGATCAGTTCTTCGACCCGGTTGGTGAGCCACTtccaccgccgccgcccgctGCGCCCCCACGGGAGGCAGATGCGCCCCCTTCACCACCAG GTGGAAAGAGCAATTCGACGAGGACTGTGATCATTGCAGTCGCAACAAGTGTTTCTGCAATACTCCTTGTAGGCTTCGTCGTACTCCTGATAGTGAAAAGGAAGAAGCAGCAGCCCAGACAAAGAGTTGACG gtgAAGTTGAGGATGAAATTAGCACGGCAGAGTCGCTGCAATTTGATTTCGCTACTATCAGAGCGGCCACGGATAACTTCTCTAATACCAAGAAGCTTGGACAAGGTGGTTTTGGTGCTGTTTATATG GGTCAGCTCTCCAATGGACAGGAAATCGCGGTGAAACGGCTGTCACGGAATTCCGACCAAGGAGAAGTAGAATTTAAGAACGAGGTGATGTTACTAGCTAAGCTACAACATAGGAACTTGGTTAGGCTCCTAGGTTTCTGTCTAGAAGGAGTTGAAAGGCTTCTCATTTACGAGTTTGTGCCTAATTCGAGCCTCGATCAGTTCATATTTG ATTCCTTGAAGCGTGCAAATCTCGATTGGGATAGGCGTCACAAGATAATAATGGGTGTTGCTCGAGGGCTGCTTTACCTACATGAAGACTCTCGACTTCGGATCATCCATCGGGACCTCAAAGCCAGCAACATTTTGTTGGACTTGGATATGAATCCTAAGATATCGGATTTCGGTATGGCAAGGCTGTTTGAGATGGACCAAACTCAGGCTGAGACAAACCGGATCGTAGGGACCTA TGGATATATGGCGCCAGAGTATGCGATGCACGGAAACTTTTCGGTCAAGTCTGATGTCTTCAGTTTCGGAGTGCTCGCTTTGGAGATTGTGAGTGGTCAGAGGAACAATCTTTTCCGCATAGGCGATGACACGGAGGCCCTTATAAGCTAT GTCTGGAAGAGTTGGAGGGATGGAACAATATCAAACATCATCGATTCCTCTTTAACTTCTGTTTCAAGTACCGAAATTGCAAGGTGCATCCACATTGGTCTACTATGTGTCCAAGAAAACATGGCTAACCGGCCAACGATGGCCTCGGTCCTTCTGATGCTTAACAGCCACTCGGTCACTCTCCAAGTGCCGTCGCGACCTGCATTCTTCATCCACAGGGGCGCTGAATCAGATATGTCATCTACGCACGATTATAGTTCGAGGGTATCTAGGGTCTCAAAAAATGAGGTCTCTCTGACCGAGCCATGTCCTCGGTAG